In Halogranum gelatinilyticum, the DNA window GTCGGTCTCGGACTGTGGACCGTGGTCACCGGTCGCCGCTAACGCGCGTCTTCGACCGCCGCTCGAACCTCTTCCGTGAGTTCGTCGAAGTCGGGGTTCTCGTCACCCTCGCGGACCCACGCGTACGTGACGACGCCGTCGGTGTCGACGACGAACGTCGCTCGTTCGGCGACCTCGACCATCCCGTACATATCCTCGAGGACGGCGTCGTACTCGTGGATGACCTCGTGGTCCCAGTCCGAGAGCATCGGGAAGTTGAGGTTCTCCTGCTGAATCCAGATGTTCTGTGCGAACGGGAGGTCGACGCTAAGACCGTAGACCTGCGCGTCGAGGTCGTCGAACAGATGCATCGTGTCCCGGAGCGCGCACATCTGGTCCGTACAGCCGCTGGTGAACGCCGCGGGATAGAACGAGAGGACGGTCGGCCCGTCGGCGACGGCGTCGCTGAGGGTAAACGGTTCGAGGTCGTTGTACGCGTCACCGCCCGCTTTCGGGACGGTGAAGTCTGGTGCGGTGTCTCCGATGTCGACCATATCTCTCACTGGGGCGGTCGGTATTTCACGGTTCCCCCGACGGGACTCGCCGTCTGCGTCGACTACTGGCCCGATTCCAGCCACGGCTCGGTCGTCTGCTCGCCGAACAGTTCGCGCATGAGCATGACGATGCTCTCCGGCGGGAACTGGCCGCGTTCGGTGACGATGGCGTCGATGTAGCGCGGCGGCGTCACGTCGAAGGCGGGGTTGACGACCGTGGGGTCACCGATGGCCGCTTTCTCCTCGGGCGAGATGATCTCCGACTCGTCGCGCATCTCGATGTCGACGCTCTGGCCGGTCAGCGTCCCCGGATGCAGT includes these proteins:
- a CDS encoding redoxin domain-containing protein; the protein is MVDIGDTAPDFTVPKAGGDAYNDLEPFTLSDAVADGPTVLSFYPAAFTSGCTDQMCALRDTMHLFDDLDAQVYGLSVDLPFAQNIWIQQENLNFPMLSDWDHEVIHEYDAVLEDMYGMVEVAERATFVVDTDGVVTYAWVREGDENPDFDELTEEVRAAVEDAR